The DNA sequence aaactacgtccacttgaatgtgtattagtgtgtcgagccttgcggcctaacaagattacaagagatgtaatgggattgagatggaatgaatggtgtttaagtgggaggaggcattccttttataggtgagggaagccccttcctttacatggttttcgatgtgggacaagcaaagataactattctagtgtagaaagcctatttgtgatggcacgttggcaaggccggaaaggtggcttcccggcggcggatttgcgacttccggataccgtagcgtagcttgaacataaggctacaagatgcatgtctcggttgggtctcaccatggcttgtgggtgtcccaaagagggtgttacttatgcttggtgatgtagtaaatacttcatattgttggaggtatgtacaggcattaagtggcggacgattgctggagtctcaaatccaacgtagtggCCCATTTGCCTGTAagaacccatcatagagcgctgtggaggcacaattggcacataaatggctcactcaaatatgcgtaaataTGAttcttgtacccagtcactagctgtaacgcagaggtaaattgagtggcagtgggtcgtagacgaattagcatagctgcatgcgatattgcatcaccacaagcggatataaggagattggtgggcATTGCCAATATCCTgactaccattgtagtcgtttccgtgagaccatttgggtgtgttcatgagaatatgatgtccaacatcaatcccattgcaataaccatcgaaagtctttgatgtaaactcttagcatagtcaaatccaattgactgaatagaatGACAAAgctaacacgtgaccagcgtgtttgcgtgtcaaccaacattatgaaatatttaaacgtccgcaagttggttgaatcagtcaacagaatccctatggattctatgtaagaacataatgagtatttcatatcttttgcataggacggtctcaattctaatttccctaaggaacgggctttgtaaaacgagcgagaggctttagaagcaaccaatgagaattttggttgggcttgagcgtctgaaacgcaatttgaagcaagttggtgattgcagcatcacctggggcgccatcgctgcgccagccctaggctggtggtggacggaggcggtgtcctaggcagctgcgtcggtcacacttagtccagaaattaacttttgattcatacttcgtttcgctcgaaagaaattatgtccatgtgaagtctttagtagacggatcatcatatcatgactaggatgatctatcttgtcgtgacaaagccaatatgtgtctaaatccaagagatcttctctcattacttttattggattaatagctcgaatagtgacatagagtccactagagagacacataaacttcactaagatgcgcctttgttcgcaatcattagaggtattgcaaaggaactcatttccgttctctacatgcgttttcacaTGAAATctattggctattcataggtgtgatttgccctaggagcatagagagtttttgcgacaataatcaaggtgccttttggcaaggggaatttgggctattccatgtccttgaattaatactgatggcccagccatcgtattcgcaaagtcatatgctcagaatcaaaatggagtcataatgaaaagaactcgaaattttattcataagctaacggagttacatcattgtctctttgaccaaagaaaatctaatccaaaatgttagctaatgcaaaacaatggcagTCGTCTAACttatttcggtaattccaaaataaatgtgaccaggtgagtagagagatatcggtagagcaaggctcgcttaagtaccactaatctcataaccttcctagacatcatacttactttgaagaaagactaaaccattggcatttccgcatttactacaaaaatatatggcaattgcctattacatctcttagaaaaataaagacttaaacagaattggcgatctattgatctcagccagatttgtagtctttaacccttcactctagatcatcttcttaatcttcttgttccacatagtgagcttctcttgcttcacaatatgctttgtagggggtgacaatttcttcacgagctctacaaatggatgcccaatgaccggatactccatattgagaacatacatctctttgctcagactccattgattgaggcgctttgaaagcgtcatttagatggctcttagtgttggtggcgccaccaacatggccagaggcgttgcctccctctgtctttccacgttgacctcttcggttccatgttagcctattttggctgttaccttcataagtagagcgattatatggaccagaacatctagaagtatccctaagattagggtttcgctcttggcgtcctctcttaggggcgcaactataattagattctggaatatgctctgtttccacgatctcgaattatagttcttcacaagaatgttgtcatgcttttcagtgacattcatagccctaataagctcatgaaaccttgtgatccatcctgcagtaacatcgattcgacagttcttagcaaccatcaatgcagagacggggaaggtagagagagtcttctcaatcaacatcgcatctgtgatctctttaccacataattccgttaaggatttaatgcgaagtgcttgcgagttgtagtcaagaactgacttgaaatcacaaaagcggaggctattccatctcacttctaggtcaggaagcagggagtcacagacgttgccaaatttttcttcgagtgagacccacagccttctggggttttCTTCaatcatacactcgtactggaacGAATCGTCCATATGACAAGTCATTAGGCTGATGgatttcgccttatttgcctctaaggctgctttatttgcttccaaagcttgagcttgctcaacagttagcacgtcctggctaggctcgagaattgtatccaggattccatcgacctttaagatgttggcggacatcacgaacccacctgtgatatccagagccaattgttcccaatagagcaaagtccaatttgttcaggttactcatcctgaaagagaacaagaaaaaaggttagtttcggaacggaaaaagctaccacgaaaacatataaattttttagcgtaatcgcttccaagaaattcaattccaagaagtattggattagatcgaaacaatgacgtaggTGGTCGATCGTAAATTCTccacaaactctaagtttggagatctcaacaagctccaagcttggagtaagcacgaaccccacagttcggcttaattaggtctcccctataattaagaaaggggggtagaagaagagagtttgcaagtcctcgaaaaagaagagaatttgaattaaaaaaactctaaaaaatgggaatttttagtaaaaaaataccttgaaataggtagCCGGAAAATTTGGCCAGAAAAAGTTGTCGGAAAAAATCGTCGGGAAGTTGCCGGAATAGTGTCCAGAAAGTCGTTGACCGAGCTACTGATGTGGCAGTCGgtagctgacgtggcagatctTTGCTGACGCGGCGAAGCTGACTTGGTGATGACGTGGACGTTGACGTGTTATGGCTGCAGGGCTGATGTCAGCGGGCCTGGATCAGTGGGCTTCTGGGCCGAAggccttctttttcttctaggcTGAAAgctgtcttcttcttctgggctgTTGACTTTGGGCCTTCCTCTGTTTCGGCTGCCtaccccttttcttttctttttctctcttctcttttctacTGGAAAGATTGGCTGTCTGTTCAGCAACTTATAGACCTGTTTTTGTGATGTTTATTCCAGTTCCTGAATCGTCAGTTTGAGGGGTGTCTTttgacaaaatttggtggaaatttgatgtccggaagatggtgaaccggtggaatatttgctgcgggttgtatggagcttccggtggccggttcggtaggtttccagCCAGTTCTTGGTGTAACAccaccggttctggactcctggggtctagggcttcaaggtgtgaggtggaggcagaaaaggcttcaaggttttgtattcgaatttggggttttagcttcttgaatcagggtttgagtatttgtttcagggttagggtttcgtgctgataacgtgttaagaaaaacttaattgggtgagAATTgaatcgtgctttcattgataataggagcctctttatatagaggattacaagcatagagatagagttgtatatggaaacataatcgtacattgattggatatctcctaagattctccgcgaatatctctaatataaaccaaatttcaactagagcaagtaacctcgagtttgggccagacacatattctggatttacttgaacaattatgagaatattgttaattattttttcGTATGTAATTTTTTTCCCCTTGTAGCTCCCATTATAACAATCAACGTAATAAGTAAACTTTACATGCAAATATGTGACATTAACTCGAAGAATGTGGTTAACATTGGTTTGCTGCCTCATTGTGTATTTGCTACCATGAAGTAGCCGGTAGAGTTAACTAATCAAAGCAGTAACCATATATTCATCATCACTCTCTCAGAGAGTTTTAATCCCTCCGTCGGTCTATCCTTGTGTgtaaacaaaacagaaaataaaaccaAATAAATAACACATGCATGGTCTAATTATATATTATTCACGATATAGTAGAGGGCGGGCACATGCAAGTATTTTGGACTCGCCGAATCCAATCCACTCCTAGTAATGGTAGATTACATATCATTGTCAATATAGATACCTCCATATTTATCCACCTCAAATATGGTCCGGAGGTCCCCCCTTCCCGCTTAATTTCGTGGTCTCACATGGACCTGCATATGGTGTTTATCTCCTCTATCAACTCAAATCACGAACCTGGCTCCATCTCCTACTAGGGTCTAGAGTACTCCCCTCATATGGGGGTCGAGAAGTTCAGAGGTTCTATAGCTAGCCCCAGAACGTATGCAAGCCACTGTTTTGGATGGTGGCTAGTAACGTGCAATTCAATTTGAGGTTTCTGCAGGCATCACATGCCATGTCTATTTTGGTCTTATGCTTTTGTTTGTTTAGTAAGTACCTACAAAAATATTATGTTTTTCTTGTGGAAGAAACCCACATCGTCAACTCCAATTCAGAAACCTTCTGCATGCATCTACTGCAGACATTGTCGCTGCATGCTTCTCTATCATTGCTTTAGAGTtatgggacaaaaatcgaaCGCAATCTAATATAAATTGACCGATCAAAGTTGAAACATAAGATTGAATGTCTTTTTATAATTATGGTCTTTTTAAAAAGACATTCAATCTTATGTTTCAACTTTGATCGgtcaatttatattataaaccAAGCATACATCTTGAGTACGACCTAAAATTAATGTGATCAAGTGACCATATGGTAGCTAAAAATTACTTTTCTGAAATATACATTAAGTAATGTTGAAGAGTATTTCTCTAGGGTTAGAGGTCGATAATCtttaaattgaaaaaatatattagtttttcTTCAGTTGTCTTTCACATGCACGACAAACCTTATCTTTAGAGgactatatacatatatatatatatatatatatatatatcctattcaGAGCcaggcctcgctctgaaattaaagtgcgaggttggagtttatagttacttttcggtcgcatatccacatctcgaccgttcagtttttagatactaatgtatagatcatctctgtaaaacttcaatcaaattgatggtctataaggtatctaactcgcttaaaccaattgactaactgaatctgtcaaacctgaaccgtactagctgtAAAGCaattatcaatgtcttaacgactatcaatttgaccgaaattttgcagagatgatctatacattagtacctaaaaactgaactgtcgagatgtggatatgagacccaAAAGTGACCTTAAGCTCtaacctcacactttaatttcagagcgaggcctcgctctagatataggatctgtatatatatatgtccatACTATGAAATAATGTATGTTGTTCAATTGCACTGTGAAATATACCATAGACAATATATTCCTTTATAAATAGAATGATAATGTTAGAGCGCATTACAAATTCCATTTGCTCATATCCAACTCCACATGCAACATTAGCATCACAAATCACAATGATTAACAAATAACAAGCACTATTAACAATATTTTTGGTTCGATCAACTGAATTATGAATCAAATCTTAGCAAGTAAAATTAATTAACAGCCATATTAATTAATCATCGCTCACGATCACGAGCCTGATTCATTTTTGGAAATACATACAGATGAAGAGGGCCTCTATCACAATGAATTCCCATGCAGATTATGTCGTGACTCTTAGTGTGCATGATACTGACAACCACTGCAGCAAATTAACTCGGCTCTGGACACATATTttgacgtttcctggtgttcTCTGGCCTCCAATGGAATTAATAATACCACGAAAAGCTTTCTATGTCGAATCCTACCCGCACCTACTTTCCACTTGACCTCGCGATCGATAATATATTTGCTACCCTCTGAGTCTCCCATTCAACTCACTTTGATCATCATCTCCCTTCCACATTGATCTGACTCCGTTACCTTTCTGGGTCGAGCCAAACACATTCCTCCAAGAAAGATTAATCACAGAATGATAACCTGCATTTCCGTTTGTTATATGTATTGGCGAGGGCCGAGGTTCCAAGACTTTCTCCTATGTGAGGTTGGAATAAAACAGTTCTCTACGAGGCATTTCAACTTTTAATAGGTTTCAGCTTTTAAAGCAAGATAGATggtcaaaaccctaaattcttTGGGACAATTAAAATAAGTACAAGCTAGTAAATACCTTAGGCACAAGCTAGATAGTTGGGCATGTGCTACGATATAGATGGTTTTCAGCATCTTGGTTATAAATATTATGGTATACGCATTATCTTTAGCGCTTTAGATAGGAGGAGATAGGTCTATAATATGACGCTCAACGCCCAATTAATATCATCATCACATATTGTAATCAAAGACATGAAATACGTATGTGTGTacgtgtctatatatatatatatatatagagagagagaatcaagagaggatgtccttaaactcttaaagtgagaatgtttttatttttagcatgtattttaataatcacATAATTCATTCTCTAGTTAGCTACACGcatatgaatcctacaaaaaattagccaaatcggaaaacgtttaaccatttgattagcacaatgttcGTTTAAATTTTATCGACTAACGGATTACAGTTGTTTACAAACTTTTGAGTGACCAAATGATcatggatttggttgattttttgtagacacaatTCTTGCATAGGAATCTAAAAGATCAATggttgaaatcattgaattaggtcatatactggtgtaaaatagtaaaaatcctcAAATATTTAAAGTAATGATGTCCTCTCTTCATCCTCCctctacacacacacagagtagTGTCGTCACAATGTTTATGATAATAGTCAAACAGGGTAAACATTGAGAATAAATTGATAGAACAAATCTTACTAGTCATTATAGTATTGTGCTTATGAGAAGTAATATTTCATTGCGATTACAAAGCTCAAACTCATGACTTATCTTAATCTTCACTTATTCTCATTCTCTCTTCTAGTCTTCTTATATAACCTAATTTCAAAGACTTAAAAAGTCTTACGAGGATTCAAATCTCACAGGGCAACACTTCCAAATGAGCCTCATTGGACTCTACTTAGAGCAGATGCACCAAAGGACCAATTGGAGAAGATGGTcagtatttatatatttttttttgtcataaaGAAGAGGGTTAGTCTTAGCCATGCAGCGGGAAAAGATTGACAGGCAATCAATGGGAGCCACTTGCCCAAGCAATTGGTTTGCTAATCTTAAGTCACAAAATTGCCCGACCTTTGGTGGTGGGCTCCACAAGCACGTTGGCCTGCTGccaacaagtttttttttttttcctaaccCATACTTTTTGTGTAACATTATTTAATCGTAGTCGTTGGATCATTCGATCCAATGACTGCGATTAAATGATAATGGTAATTTTGATTTCTCCTTAAAAAATAATTctgaaggtaaaaaaaaatctcaaaattattttgttcaaaaattctataaatacatATTGTGTACAAATTTAAAATGTGAATAGTAGATTGGCAGACACATTGCTTTTCATTAGTGCATTATATAAGCTAGAGGCAATTGACAATTTGAGATGAATAGTAGATTAATTGTACCAATTTAATTGACAAATCAGCAATTGCccttattttcaaaattaatatcagccgtctctttctttcttaattGATATATCAAGTTCGGAAAAGAGTTTCGGAGACAAAAATTCCATGCGTCACATGGAGGAGTCGTGGAGGGAGGGTTGTTTGTTCAGGTCTTCAGGAGGCCCAATTCGATTTGACGAGCCTCTACCCACGTGGGCTGGTTTGTCACTCCGGCTATCCGACATGGACGAAATGACGTAAATACCCTTTCAGTCTCTCAGAAGCTGCTAACTGCTTGGCCATCCACCAAAAGACAACAAAATCAATGCAGGTAAGGCGGATGATTGGGATTATGGGGGCATCCAATATCATGAAAAAAGCCGCGAATAGCGGCCGTCGTCTTCTGCGACAGTAGCTTTGTCTTCTTCCATCACGACAGTTCGGTGGCTACGGTggcatttttgtctttcattctCCCCGCCCCGGTCTTGCGTGGAGTCCGATCACCCTGAATACATATGCTGCCGGAATCCTAGATATAAATAAGAAGAGTACTGAGGCAAAGTCGTGTAGCGTGAAACAAAGCATGAAAAGTGATTAGTTATACTAGGTGATTTAAGTATGGTAATCTCAATTTCTATCACTATACATGTTCATGAGTTGATAATCTTTCGAATGATTGGAAATTTACTTGGGTAAACAATAACTAATTAATTTGTAAACgaaaccaccacaggtggtcgagttggtaagagcttTCAGGTGTGGAAAccccacacccgggttcgaatcTCTCCgatgcttattggagttaaatctcaatatattcttggtgacCAGGGGagaggaagcgttctgacaagagTCCCCGACTACGGATTAGTCTCTGAGCCTAGGAAGCTTTTGAGGACActatgtgattgacaaatcaaaaaaaaaaaaaaaattgtaaacgAGCAAAAACACCCACCATTAATgctggtattagtggtatatatatacacgtacaTAGTAACTTTTCGAGCCAAATATTAATCTTCTCCATAACTTGTCTTCCGGTCCCTACACACCTTTATAATCATGAAAGATATATAGTATCATATACGAAAATAAGCGTAAACGAATTAAGTTTATCGTGCCAATATCAATATCCTCGATCACCTTTAATTTGACAGAAGTGTATGGAAGCAAGCTCAGAGTGTGGTATCATATATATGTCCTTTTGAGAGCTTTAgggttggcaatcacaggttgGCGATAGACGCGTTACTGGTACTACCTAATTATGTATTGAACAGACAAAGTCGATCGATCTGTGTCTTCCACTTAATTTGAAGCATAAAGTCTTCGATCACTTCTCAATTaaaacctcttcttctttttttcttcttttttttctgcaAAAACCCAACACATGCAAACAAGAAGCTTCACTAATTAAGCGTGTGGGTGTCTATGGACGTATCGATGGGTCGCAATTCTCAAAGGCATCTCCAACTACCCATCATTAGCTTCCTGTACTATAAGAACAATATTTCTGACTTTATATGCTGAAGAATATTGTAAATCAAATGTAATATTACTTAAGTTATCCGAAAAAAGTTTAATATTACTTCATATCAAAGCAAACTTTGATATGGATGGAACTAAGTATTAATAATTTGTTTTGCCGAAAGGAATGCACTGTAAAGTTGCTGACTTCTTCTTGCGGTTTCATAATACGACATTTTTCTTCATGCTACCAACTTAATTTTACATTCAATTTTTATATATTACTTTCTAATTAGGTAGACCTAGCTTTCTTATAATGAGTTACAAGGGGAGGTTACAAGGGTGTATTAACTACTTATTAAACCTTTAAATATGTTAAGTCATGGTGATTGACTTCTtagaccaaaagaaaacaaaaccctaaatttctaACCTTTATAAACCCTAAAACTTTATATTAAGCACTGTTGGCATTTAAAAGAGAGATTCTTGTGTGATATGTGTCAAGCTCTCCCGATTCAAGACACTGTGAAACTCACCACAAGGTCCATAATCAACGAATCtgagaataattaatttttgaatAGAAAATTGGCTTGCTGGTAGGCtttgatttattattttaattataaatttCTGGGAATAAAATAGTGATCGATATCAATTTCAGTATAGACAACTCCGACGTGCTACCTAGTTTTCAATTAGCTAGTCTGCATTACCACTTAATTTATTAAGGCTACAAGCTAGCTTTGTGGTCTTATTGAACGATTTGCAACCCCTTTATCTCAAGTAAATGTTGGTGATGTTAAAAACAGTTAATTACTTGGCATGTTCACCATCTGATCCATGGTGAAACAGCTGCATTGTGCTGTACGTTCTCTTCAATAAGGAAAACTCAAAGAGAATTCACAAAGGTACGTAGTAGCAATTGGAGACACTAGACAATCACTTGTAAAAACTAAAGGCCTGGCTTGTTCTACTTTGGATAATGTACGTCTAAACTGCTTCGAGTTATAATTATCTGCGCGACCGGGGACTTGGAATCAGAGCATTATTAGTAGTACTGCAAAATGGTTACATTACTTTGGACGGACACATTACCTTGTACTCATGCAGAGACATATTATGGTTAAAACATACACCATACTCTGGTGCACTCCTAAAGTTGGATCCCACACATTCACATAATTGAATCTCTCCTAAAAATATGGTACAGAGTTAGGCCGGCACAAAAATTATTACTTGGAGGCGTTAAAATATGGACAGTTTTAAATAGTAGTCGTAAAACGAATTCGACGGTTCATTACCAAGGCACTCTAATAATGCTGGCGatattcaattttgaatttttttttgagaaatagtGAATCTGAATATATATACCAATCAGGTAACtaatatgaaattaaaaaaaaaaaaaacatgtacgTATACATAATGTGATCAACCCATAAATATCAGACCAAAGAGAGAAAATGTATTAGAAATATAGATTAATACATATCTTTAAGAACAATGGTAAAGATTGAGCTGACGAATGTCGACCAGCTCGATCAGAGCCTCAGATGGATGTGAAATATTGGGTTAAATCATCCTCAACCGTACAACCAAATCACACTCTTAATCTCTAATTACCTAcaataatttttaaaattaagaaaaaaaagaatgtacaatcctcctcctcttccttccttattcttcttaatttctCAGTCACTTTCAGCTTTCACCTAGTAGTAATAGTAGTTACCATGCATATACATTCCTTCTTCTTTCTCGATCAGCAAGCGTAGAACTCGACGAGTTCGTCCATCGATTCCGGCTGAGGATCGGCGTTTTCGAGCATCCAGAGCAGGTGCTCGAACAGCACCACCTCACATGCGACATTGATTGTGTCGTCGTCTGAGGATCTCTCCGCCAGTTCCTTGAAGAGGGGGTGGTCGACGACGTCGGGGCCCACGAGGTAGCGTCTTCGGGACTTGCCGACGTAGACTGGTTGGAGGTCTCTGGAGGAGACGACGTCGTTGGAGGAAGAGTAGCTGTCGTCGTCGGCGGAGGCTACAGAGTTGATGCTGTGGCGGTTGCTTTTGCTGAATGAGTTCCACTTCTTGAGGACCGACTTGAGCTTCAGTAGCTTTCCACCTTTCGCCATTTTTAGAGATACTGTAAAGAGCTTAGTTTtctatgagagagagagagagtctgaggaGGTGTTGATGGGTTGTGTGTGTTTCTTGGTGAGGGATTTGGAAATGGGAAGGAAGGTTCGTATATAAAggagggacttggggaagggACAGGGGCGAAATGGTAAGTTAGGAATATGGGGGGTGAATCAAGCGTATTGAGGGGATAAGTTTGTGGCGGCGATTTATTATTGTTAGTTTGTAGGCTCAAAACACCGCCATCTCATTActgaagtttttatttattgttgCTAATTCTTTCTCAAACCATATTTTGGGAAGCTGTTAGTCTGTTACATCCCAAAATTTGTTGATTGTACTTTTTTTTGAATTCATGCCCCCAAGAGTACATGAACCAAGGTCACAAGGGAAATAACACATCACTTTGGTTCAGTGCATTCATGACTTTTCTTGTCTAGATTGATTgtattattacaataaatttttttgaataCACAtctctaattacttaatacacattctaTATTCAGTTTTAATGTTAGTTAAAAATTAAGAAAGGTTGAAATAAAAAGCGTCTCAAATGAGTGAGAGATCGTGAGTTCGACTCATAATAGTCtaattgttgtatatgagttgtttatttgattccaaaacttaaagaaaaagaaaaaaaagtctaAAATGGGTATTCGGGTTCATGCGCTTGAGGCAGAAATTAGTCTGGCTTTGATGGAATACTATCGCAGACTTCGGTTTGAATACTAACTGAGTGGATATACTGTTAACTCGCTATTCGCTAATGTAACCGAAATGGCTTACTACTTCATCTCTGATAAAAAAATGTCTATAATTAAGCAAGTCAAAATTatggctgtcaatgggtcgtatcgggttgggttcgtgtagggtcaatgtatttgtcgtgtcacaatatacaaatccaaacccaacccatttaataatcgtgtcaaaaatttaaactcaaacccaacctatttattaaacgggttactcATTTCCAACTTgtttaacccatttaacaaataagtggcgtcgtgttagacaaaatagTCCATTTAAGGGtcaacaatgcgacccatttaactaaaaaaatacataaattgattaaattcactaaaaactccacaagactaagaatataaataattatatatattcataaataattaaatccaataattataaagcaaaatatttcaaattgtctaatcatatgatcaaat is a window from the Rosa chinensis cultivar Old Blush chromosome 2, RchiOBHm-V2, whole genome shotgun sequence genome containing:
- the LOC112189532 gene encoding auxin-responsive protein SAUR76 yields the protein MAKGGKLLKLKSVLKKWNSFSKSNRHSINSVASADDDSYSSSNDVVSSRDLQPVYVGKSRRRYLVGPDVVDHPLFKELAERSSDDDTINVACEVVLFEHLLWMLENADPQPESMDELVEFYAC